GAGATCTGATGACAGAAGTAAAAGATGCCGACCAAAAGCTATATACTATGGATCCGATGAGACTTGCCCAACCTCGCGAAGAATATCCTTGTACCGCTCCAGCACGATTGCGTATCGGTCCCGATTGGCTGGCCTATGCCGGAAACTGGATGACCGAATGGGAACGTACCCGAAATACAGTTTACCGTGACAAGATAATAGCCGGAATGAAAAGTATTGCCCAACTGCCCAACGGGCTCTTCACCGGACCAAAAGCTTTGGGTTTTGACCCCGCAACCGGCATTATCAGCTATGAAGGTAACCCGAAAATGGAAAATACCAACCACCTGATGACCATCATGGGAGGATTCGAAGTAATGAACGAGCTAATGGAGATGATCAATCTTCCCGAGTGGAAAAAGGTTTGGCTGGATCATGCCGCACACTATACTAAAAAAGCATGGGAAATCAGTCACTCTCGATTTCTTATTCCTAAGCTTGCTGCTTATGCCGCTTATCAAACTTCTGACCCTAAACTAAAGGCACAAGCATGGAACGAGTTAATGCCTAGAAACGGTAAATACCCCTGGAAGCCTCTTCAAATGAAGAAGATTCTTCCGCCAAAAGTCCTTTCTCCCATTGATGAAGACACATCCGTAAGCACCAATAGTGTTGCTACTTGGGCTATTGATGCCATTTATATGCTGGAAGTCGCTCCTCCGGATGAATAAGGCTTGACCTCCAAGATATATATAAAAATAGAAGATTCAATTTTTCATCGAATCTAACCTTGAAAATATTATTCATTACACTAAATCATTATTAAGCTCATGAAAATCACGACTTTATTAATCGCAGCATTTATTAGCATACAGCTCTTCGGTCAAGAAAAATTTCCTGATGGAACGCCTATTCCCGATTGGTTCAAAAAGAATGATATAATAAACATCAAGAATATTGAGCATAAGTATAACATCACAGATTACGGTGTAACCGATGACAGTACACTTTTACAGACTGATAAGATTCAGGCAACAATTGATTTGGCCGCAAAGAATGGCGGAGGTCTTGTTATTATCCCTAAAGGAACATACTTAAGCGGCGCTCTTTTCTTCAAGCCTGAAACTCATTTGTATCTAGAAGAGGGAGCTGTTTTAAAAGGTAGCGATGATATCAGTAATTTTCCCATTAAACTCACGCGCATAGAAGGGCAAACCCTTAAATATTTCTCGGCCCTGATAAATGCCGACGGCTTACATGGCTTCACCATCTCTGGCAAGGGTACTATCAACGGCAATGGTTTACGCTATTGGAAATCTTTCTGGCTACGCAGAACAGTCAACCCCAAATGCACCAATATGGACGAACTTCGCCCCCGTTTACTTTATATTTCAAACTGTAACGATGTACAAATATCTGGTGTGCATCTAAAAAACTCTCCATTCTGGACTACACATCTATACAAATGCAATAGGGTAAAATTACTCAATCTCCATATTACTTCCCCGGCAAAACCAGTAAAAGCACCCAGTACGGACGGAGTAGACATTGACGCATGCAGCAACGTGTTGATTAAGAACTGCTACATTTCTGTCAACGATGACGCCGTGGCATTAAAAGGAGGTAAAGGACCGTGGGCAGATAAAGACAACACCAACGGTAGCAACCAAAATATTATTATAGAAGACTGTACTTACGGATTTTGCCACAGTGCTCTGACCTTCGGCAGTGAGTCTATACACGACCGCAACATCATTCTTCGTCGATGTACAGTGAAAGATGCCAACCGCCTTCTTTGGCTAAAGATGCGTCCGGATACACCACAAAGATATGAATATATACTAGTAGAAGATATTACCGGAAACGCTCAAAGCTTTTTATATATAAAACCTTGGAAACAATTCTTTGATTTACAAGGAAGAAAAGATACGCCAATATCTTACTTAGATAATCTGACAATGCGTAACATCAACTTTGAATGCAATGTATTTTTCAATGTGAACAAGTCAGAGCAATATGTACTCACCCACTTCAACTTTGAAAACCTAACAATCAAAGCTGAAAAAGGTGAGTACGATAAAAATTTGGTCCATCCCTTTATTCTAAAAAACGTAAAAGTGACTCAATAATCAAGCATTATTATGCTAAATTTACCCCATAAGAAGATACTTATAAGTCATCCTCAATAGAAGTAGATTTAGCATAAGCACTTGGTTTGGCTTCAAAGAAATCCGTTTTTATCAAATTAGCATTACTATATTGAGAAACCCAAGACATGCTTTGTGGCTCTTCTTCATAACCTTCAAAAAGAAACCCAAAGCCCAGATTATCAGAACGAAGATTAGCCAAATATTTAATATAATCAGAGACCATCTCTTTGGTCAATCCTTCAATTTCATCACCAATCACATGGTCGCCCCAAGCTATCTCTTGCAAAGCACCCTCTTTTATCATTTCCCGAAAGCCTTCTACCGCCTGAGTAGTGAAGAGTTGAGGCTCCTCTTTCTTTAGTTCCAGAATAACAGAACGGAAAAGCCATAAATGAGTGTTTTCGTCACGATTGATATAACGAATCTCCTGCACTGAACCCGGCATTTTACCATTCCTTCCCAAATTATAGAAGAACATAAATCCAGCATAAAAGTAGATACCTTCAAGGATATAGTTGGCTACCAGCGTTTTCAATAGCTGTTCAGGCTCTTTATTAAGTTGAAACTCATTATAAATATCGCCAATGAATTTATTTCGTTTCAACAAAAACGAATCATCTTTCCATTGATAAAGAATAGAAGAACGTTCTTCGGGGGAGCAAATGGTATCCAGCATATAGCTATAAGACTGTGAGTGAACCGCTTCCTGAAAAGCTTGAATGGTAAGGCAGAGGTTGACTTCATTAGCTGTAATATATTCGCCTACATTGGGCAAATTAGCCGTTTGTATGCTATCCAGAAAAATCAAGAAAGAAAGAATCTTATCATAAGCCACCTTCTCGGCACGACTCAAATTGCGGTAATCTTTCACATCCTGACTCATATTTATTTCTTCAGGAATCCAGAAGTTATTCATTGCCTGCCGATACCAATTAGATACCCAAGCATATTTCATATTATTAAAATCGTTCAGATTTGTTGTATTTCCGTTTATTAAGCGACGGAACATTACATCCGTGTCTCCATGCTCATTAAAGAGCGCTTTCTTATTTAAAGTTGCCATTGTTATAATCGTGAGTTAAATTAATAAATGATACTATGCCGAACAGGTTTCACATTCTTCTACTTCCAGAGACTTACTACGTACGTAATACAATGTTTTTACACCCCGTTCCCATGCATGTAGATATAAATCAAGTAACTTCCTGAACGTAAACTCTTGTGTGATATAAAGATTTACCGATTGAGCCTGATCCAGATGCCTCTGGCGAATACCTGCAGCATCAATCACCCAACGCTGATCAATTTGATGTGCCGTCTTATAAAGCCAGAACGTTTTATCATCGAGCTGCGGAGCTACCCGCGGTACGATGCTTCCCTTCTTCTCTTCAAGAAAATATCTATTCATCACCGGATCAGTACCAGCCGTAGTACCAGCAATAATGGAAGTAGAACTGGTTGGAGCAATAGCCATGAGATATCCGTTACGCATACCTTGCGCATGAACTCTACCGGCAAGCTCTTTCCATTCCTCAGAAACATACTGGCGTAAGCTAAAATACTCCCCATTGTGCCAGTCGCTACCTTCAAAAAAGCCATAAGATCCTTTCTCTACTGCTAATGCAGAAGAAGCCTCTATTGCATAATAATTAATCCGTTCATACAAACTATCCATAAAAGCTAAATGCTCATCACTCTCCCAACGAATTCCTTTTTGTGCCAAGAGGTGATGATAACCACTGGTTCCCAAACCAATAGGACGCATCTTCTTATTCGTAATTTCAGCATAAGGAATGGGATAGTAGTTCAAGTCAATCACATTATCAAGAGCACGAATAGCCGTATGGATGGTATCATGCAAATCGGTTTCACTTTCGGTATCAATATTACCCAAGACAAGTGATCCAAGATTGCAAACCACAAAATCTCCTGCTTTTGTTTCTTCCACCACAATTTCATTGCCATCTTCTAAGCGCACAGAAGTCTGTACCTGCTCAATACCGCGTTGATTTTGGGCAATCTCTGTGCAGAGATTTGAACAATAGATCATTCCTTTATGCTTATTAGGATTTAAGCGGTTGACCGTATCTCTATTGAAAAGAAAAGGAGTACCTGTTTCGACTGCCGATTTAATAATCAGCCTCAACATATCTTTAATCTTGATTGTACGTTTAGCTATCCGATGCTCAGCTACACATTCATTGTATCGTCTTGCCCACTCGTCTCCATAAAAATCTTCAAGAGAATATCCTTTTATAGTAAGTATTTCATGAGGACACATCATGTGCCATTCACCATCGATATTATCACGCACCATCTGCCAAAATAAATCGGGTACACAAACTCCGGGGAATATATCGTGAGCCTTCATGCGATCATCTCCATTATTAGTTCTTAATTGCAAGAACTCAGGCATGTCTCTGTGCCAAATATCCAGATAAATAGCTACCGAACCCTGACGAACACCTAATTGATCTACTGCTATAGCCGTATCATTACAAAGTTTGATCCACTTAATAATACCTCCAGCAACTCCTTTAAATCCTCGAATATCTGAACCTACGGCACGAACTTTACCAATATAGATGCCCATACCTCCACCATATTTCGATATCTGAGCAAAATTATTGATCGTACGATAGATACCCAC
This is a stretch of genomic DNA from uncultured Bacteroides sp.. It encodes these proteins:
- a CDS encoding glycosyl hydrolase family 28 protein — its product is MKITTLLIAAFISIQLFGQEKFPDGTPIPDWFKKNDIINIKNIEHKYNITDYGVTDDSTLLQTDKIQATIDLAAKNGGGLVIIPKGTYLSGALFFKPETHLYLEEGAVLKGSDDISNFPIKLTRIEGQTLKYFSALINADGLHGFTISGKGTINGNGLRYWKSFWLRRTVNPKCTNMDELRPRLLYISNCNDVQISGVHLKNSPFWTTHLYKCNRVKLLNLHITSPAKPVKAPSTDGVDIDACSNVLIKNCYISVNDDAVALKGGKGPWADKDNTNGSNQNIIIEDCTYGFCHSALTFGSESIHDRNIILRRCTVKDANRLLWLKMRPDTPQRYEYILVEDITGNAQSFLYIKPWKQFFDLQGRKDTPISYLDNLTMRNINFECNVFFNVNKSEQYVLTHFNFENLTIKAEKGEYDKNLVHPFILKNVKVTQ
- a CDS encoding ribonucleotide-diphosphate reductase subunit beta — its product is MATLNKKALFNEHGDTDVMFRRLINGNTTNLNDFNNMKYAWVSNWYRQAMNNFWIPEEINMSQDVKDYRNLSRAEKVAYDKILSFLIFLDSIQTANLPNVGEYITANEVNLCLTIQAFQEAVHSQSYSYMLDTICSPEERSSILYQWKDDSFLLKRNKFIGDIYNEFQLNKEPEQLLKTLVANYILEGIYFYAGFMFFYNLGRNGKMPGSVQEIRYINRDENTHLWLFRSVILELKKEEPQLFTTQAVEGFREMIKEGALQEIAWGDHVIGDEIEGLTKEMVSDYIKYLANLRSDNLGFGFLFEGYEEEPQSMSWVSQYSNANLIKTDFFEAKPSAYAKSTSIEDDL
- a CDS encoding ribonucleoside-diphosphate reductase subunit alpha, which encodes MKIIKRNRQMEDFTFDKVKLAIKRAFMGLNLNVTEEELHTICMDIESKIEFGESVDVETIQDLVEMTLMQRGHYQVAKAYILYREKRSEYREIINKFKITIQDDELIALLKEIQVVYSTKPYELTLLYTKYRSFYKENVDALEILIKATVELITPEAPNWEFVASRLLSVQLERKITLEEARLKLSSFYSKLKYLTEEGLYGSYILENYSKKEIAELETFLESGRDSLLTYSSLHLLSKRYLIGDHFHNPLERPQEMFMGIAMHLAMPEGDKKVYWAKRIYDILSLLKVTVATPVMSNARKPLSQLSSCFEDVMPDSLVGIYRTINNFAQISKYGGGMGIYIGKVRAVGSDIRGFKGVAGGIIKWIKLCNDTAIAVDQLGVRQGSVAIYLDIWHRDMPEFLQLRTNNGDDRMKAHDIFPGVCVPDLFWQMVRDNIDGEWHMMCPHEILTIKGYSLEDFYGDEWARRYNECVAEHRIAKRTIKIKDMLRLIIKSAVETGTPFLFNRDTVNRLNPNKHKGMIYCSNLCTEIAQNQRGIEQVQTSVRLEDGNEIVVEETKAGDFVVCNLGSLVLGNIDTESETDLHDTIHTAIRALDNVIDLNYYPIPYAEITNKKMRPIGLGTSGYHHLLAQKGIRWESDEHLAFMDSLYERINYYAIEASSALAVEKGSYGFFEGSDWHNGEYFSLRQYVSEEWKELAGRVHAQGMRNGYLMAIAPTSSTSIIAGTTAGTDPVMNRYFLEEKKGSIVPRVAPQLDDKTFWLYKTAHQIDQRWVIDAAGIRQRHLDQAQSVNLYITQEFTFRKLLDLYLHAWERGVKTLYYVRSKSLEVEECETCSA